Genomic segment of Paenibacillus sp. FSL R5-0912:
TCTCCAAAGTATCTGCGGCTTTATGAGCGAGCGGCGTACAGTGCATGCCTGCACGCACTGCAATGTTATATTCACGGTCCAGGCGATGGGCAATATCCGCTGACTCTTGTCCCTCCATTACAAACGCGACAATTCCGCTGCGCTGAATGCCCAGACCAGGGCCAAGAATCCGAATCCCCGGAATGAAGGCCAAGCCTTCCATCAGTCTCTGTGTCAGTTCCCACTCCTGCATATGAATCCGTTCCGTTCCCATTGCCAGAATTTCCTTCACACCCGCCAGCAGCCCAGCTACACCAACAGCGTTCTGAGTGCCCGCTTCATAGCGGTCAGGCCGTACCATGGGCTGATCACTATTCTCTGACTGGCTGCCTGTTCCGCCGTGCACCAGAGGCTCCAGATCTAAATATGGTGATATATACAGACCCCCGGTCCCTTGAGGTCCTAACAACCCCTTATGCCCCGGAAAAGCCAGCAAATCTATATTCATTGCCGGCACATTTATATCCAGTGAGCCCGCACTCTGAGCAGCATCCACCAGAAACACAGCTCCGTGTGATTTGGCCATATCGCCGATAATCCCAAGAGGAAGTATACTCCCGAGCAGATTGGAACTGTGATTACAAACCACCATTCTGGTATTGTGGCGGAACGATTGTTGAAGTTCTAGCAGATCAACCTGCCCCTCACCATCCACTTGTAAATAATCCACTTCAACACCTATTGTCCGGCGCAAATACTCTAAGGGCCTGCGTACAGAGTTATGTTCTGTCATCGTTGAAATCACATGATCCCCTGGTTGAAGTGTACCCTTAATAGCCATATTTAGCCCCATGGTGGTGTTATGGGTAAAGGCAATATTCTGAGCATTGGAGACCGCGAACAGTTGAGCAAGTAGTGCCCGTGCCCGCACCAGCACGCGGCCTGTACCTATCGCCAGCGAATGGTTACCACGTCCAGCATTTGCCCCTGAATGTTCCAGAGCCTCCATCATTGCAGCAGCCACTGCAGGCGGCTTTGGCCACGAGGTTGCTGCATGATCCAGATATACCAGTCTCTCCATCTCTTCACCCTCACTATTTTCCGTTTAAAAAACATATCCCTCCATATCCGTTTTAGGGATATCTCAGGATATGTTTTCGGCATAAATATCCAAATCAGTTCCCAAGCAACTCCAGTAGTCTTTCCAGGTCTTGGGCGCTGTAATAATTTAATTCTATTTTGCCTTTTTCCTTACCTTGCTTAATCTTAACAGTTGTTTTGAACCGTTCCCGCAACACTTCTTCAACGTTATCAATATAAGGATCGCGTTTGACCACCTTAGCTTTGATTCCATTAGCGGGTTTGCGGTCGAGGTTTTTCACTACCTCTTCCAGTTCTCTTACACTCCACTGTTGTTCCACACACTGTCCGGCTAATTGCTTTATCGTCTCCGGATCTTTCAGCGCTACAATTGCCCGGGCATGACCCATAGAAATTGTTCCACGTGAAACATAATCCTTCACTTCCTCCGGCAGACTAAGCAGTCGCAAGAAGTTGGCAATATGGGATCTGGACTTCCCCACCTTTAATGATAGCTCTTCTTGGGTAAGAGCGAATTGATCCATTAGCCCTTGATATGCAACCGCAATTTCCATTGCGTTTAGATTCTCACGCTGCAGGTTTTCAATCAGGGCAATCTCCATAACCTGTTGGTCGCTCAAGCTGCGGACCACCGCAGGGATCGTTGCTTTGCCGCAATATTGGGATGCACGGAACCGGCGTTCACCGGCAATGATCTCATACCCCTTCAATACACTGCGGACAATGATTGGCTGAATAACCCCATGCTGTCGGATTGATTCAGCCAGCTCCTGAATAGCCTCTTCGTTGAAATCTTTACGCGGCTGATACGGATTGGCTCTTAACTGAGACAAAGGTATCTCTACAACCTTATCATCCTCGTTAATAGATAAAGAAGGTATTAAAGCATCCAAGCCTTTGCCTAAGCGCTTACTCATAAGAAATCACTTCCTTTGCCAACTCTAAATACACTTCCGCTCCTTTAGAACGGGAATCATAAGTAATAATAGATTGTCCGTGTGAAGGAGCTTCACTCAGACGGACATTACGCGGAATAATGGTTCTATATACCTTCTCCTGGAAGTATTTTTTCACTTCTTCAATCACTTGAATCCCCAGATTGGTCCGGGCATCAAGCATAGTGAGCAGTACCCCCTCTATCTTAAGGTGAGGGTTAAGATTCTTCTGCACCAGTCTTACGGTGTTAAGCAGTTGGCTTAGCCCTTCAAGTGCGTAGTATTCACATTGAATCGGTATAATGACTGAATCCGCTGCTGTCAGAGAGTTAATGGTAAGAATGCCCAATGATGGAGGGCAATCGATGATGATGTAATCATAATTCGCCTTGACCGCATTTAGAGCCTTCTTCAGCTTTAGTTCTCTGGATATGGTAGAGACTAATTCAATTTCCGCACCCGCTAATTGAATAGTCGCCGGTATGATATGAAGGCCCTCGATTTGGGTCTCCAATATAGTTTCCTGCGGGTTTGCTTCATTAATAAGAATATCATAAATGCAATTTGCTACATCCGCTTTGTTGACGCCAACGCCGCTCGTAGTGTTGCCTTGCGGATCAATATCAACAAGCAGCACTCTTTTCCCTAAAGTAGCCATACCGGCACCCAGGTTTACAGAGGTTGTTGTTTTACCGACCCCGCCTTTTTGATTTGCTATGGCAATAATCTTGGACACTTATTTCACCTCGAATTGTTAGAAAGAATCATCTTGTAGGGTCATGAGTTGTATTATCATAATGATAAGTATACTACGGCATCACATGTGCGGGAATTGTAGACAAATATACATTAACTTATCCATAAACTGTATGTGTGATAACGTCTGGAGCTAGTCATAGAAAAGGCGGCCAATCACCTCAGGGCCGCCTTCAGCTTTTGAAACCATTTATCTTTTTGGGATTTGAATAACAATCTCATAATGATCGCCACGGTCATTCTCAGAGGTCTTGATTTCCATCCCCGAACCGGACACCATGTCTATGGATTGGCGAATTGTATTAAGGGCGAGACGAACATCTTTTGTATAGGATACCCGTTTTGATTTCTTAGTCTGTGTAACAGCTTTATAGAATGCAATACGTGCTTCTGTTTGCTTCACATTGAGCTCTTTGGAGATAATCTCAGCCAGCACCTTCATCTGCATCTCTTCACTGTCCAGAGACAAAAGCGAACGCGCATGACGCTCAGTGATCTTTCTTTCCATCAGTGCAACTTTGACTGCCTCCGGTAAATTCAGCAAGCGGATTTTGTTGGCAATCGTTGACTGGCTTTTACCAAGCCTTTGAGCCAGACTCTCTTGCGTCAGTTGATGCAGATCAATCAGCTTCTGATAGGCGATTGCCTCTTCAATAGAAGTAAGACCCTCACGCTGTAAGTTCTCTATCAGTGCAATTGAAGCTGCTTGTGAATCATTGAATTCGCGCACAAGAGCTGGAATAGTCTCCATGCCCAGCTTTTTGACCGCCCGCCAGCGTCTTTCACCGGCAATGATTTCATACTGGGAATCACGCATACGCACAACGATCGGCTGGATAACTCCATGAGTTTTGATAGTCTGGCATAACTCATCTATCTTGTCATCATCAAAAATCGTCCGTGGTTGATATGGACTGCTGATGACCTCATGAACCGGGATTTGTTTGATCTCTTCTCCGCTGCTCCGCTCGGTAAATCCAAAAAGCTTGGTGAATTGTTCTTTCATTCCGTTCATAACCACCTAATTTCGTTATAGTACGATCCTTCTAACCTTTCTTGCGAAAAGCCTATCGTACAGCGTAAGAAAAGCATCTATCCGATTCATAGTCGCTTTTCTACAATTAAAGAACAGATCACTGATCAGCTCAATAATTCAAGAACAGCCTGGCCATATTTCTGACCTCCAGCTCTCTACAACCAAGGTAGTGACAGAGTAGCAGAAGAGTCTTCTCTATAAAAAGTCTTACTATAGTATTCTATCACTTTTCTGCTCATAATCCTATTCTCCATATAGACCTATTTTTCCTGCCTAAAGGTCCCCTCAGGTCCCCTAATTCACAAATAAACTCAATATAGGACATATACCACAAATCTCATAAAAAAAGATCAAGCCCATTCTGCATGAGCTTGATCTGGTTTCGCAAATATGATTTTGATTGTTTCACGTGAAACAATTATACAAGAGGCGACTTAGCTGGTACGCCTGGCTTACGCGGATACTTCGCTGGTGTTGCCCCGGTCTTACGTACGAGAATAATATGCCGGGCGGATTCTTCAACAGGCAAGCTGAAGGATTCCACCTTCTGCAGCTCAGCGCGAAGTTCCTTGAAGCTGCGTTTGGCTTCTGCCAATTCCTCAGCCGGGTCGCTTCCCTTCATTGCGGCGAAGATTCCATCCTTACGTGTGAACGGAAGACAAAACTCATTCAAAAGAGATAGGCGGGCAACTGCACGGGCAGTCACCACATCATAAGCATCACGGTGGACAAACTGTCTGGCGACATCCTCGGCACGTCCGTGGATCAGTTGTACGCCCGTCAGGCCCAGGGTATCACATACATGCTGCAGAAAGGATATCCGTTTGCTGAGTGAGTCTACAATCGTCAGCTTCAGATGCGGGAAACAAATCTTCAGCGGAATTCCAGGGAAACCTGCTCCTGAGCCAATATCGGCGAGACTCTTGGTTTCGTTCATATTCAGATAGAAGGCCAGAGATAGAGAGTCGTAGAAATGCTTCGTATACACCTGACTTCTTTCCGTAATACCTGTAAGGTTCATCTTCTCATTCCAGGAAATCAATTCCTGGAAGTATAGTTCGAATTGTTCTAATTGCTTCGTTGAGAGCTGTAGTCCGCGCTCCTTGAGCAGAGCGGTGAACTGGGCTGCCGTATTATCCATAGATTATCCTTTCGCCGCTGTCACACGGTTATAATGCTCCAAATGCACCAGCAAAATCGAGATATCCGCCGGTGTTACTCCTCCGATGCGTGAAGCCTGGCCAATGGAGATGGGTACGATTTTGGTCAGCTTTTGCCGGGCTTCCATCGCAAGTCCATGAATCTCATTGTAGTTGATATCTTCAGGGATCTTCTTCTTCTCCATCTTCTGCAGCTTCTCAACATGCTGGAGCTGTTTCTCAATATATCCGGCATACTTTATCTGAATCTCAACCTGCTCCTTCATATCTTCGTCCATTTCTTCTGGGGCAGGCGATATCATATCTACGAAGCTGTAGGCAAGCTCCGGACGGCGCATTAAGGTCAGCAGATTGCTTCCGTCAACAATCGGTGCAGAGTCATACCCGGCAAGAGCTTCATTTACTTGAACAGGTTTAACCTTCGTTTCCTGCAGGCGGATGATTTCACGGTCCACCCGTCCCTTTTTATCAAGGAATGCCTCGTATCGTTGCTCTGGAATAAGTCCGATCTCATAACCGATTGGAGTCAGGCGCAGATCCGCATTATCATGACGGAGCAGCAGCCGGTATTCCGCACGCGAAGTCAGCAGACGATAAGGTTCATTGGTTCCCTTGGTGACCAGATCATCAATCAGCACACCGATATAACCCTGGGACCGGTCAAGCACCACCGGCTCCTTTTCCTGTACTTTACGCGCTGCGTTAATGCCTGCAATTACACCCTGCCCCGCAGCTTCCTCATAACCGGAGGTACCATTGATTTGTCCGGCTGTGAACAGTCCCGGTAACCGTTTGGTTTCAAGGGAAGGCCAGAGCTGTGTTGGAACCATCGCATCATATTCAATAGCATAGCCGTTACGCATCATTTCAACCTTTTCCATGCCGGGAATGGAACGCAGCACTGCCAGTTGTACATCCTCAGGGAGGCTTGTAGACAGACCTTGTACATAGTATTCCGATGTGTTTTTTCCTTCAGGCTCAAGGAAGATTTGATGCTGTGATTTATCGCTGAACCGCACGACCTTATCTTCGATCGATGGACAATAGCGAGGACCTGTTCCTTCAATAATTCCGGTAAACATCGGTGCCCGGTGCAGGTTGTCATTAATAATCTGATGTGTGACCGGTGAAGTGTAAGTCAGCCAGCAAGGCAGCTGTTCATTATCTGATGACTTGGTTTCAAAAGAGAAAAATTTCGGCTTATCATCACCCGGCTGAATTTCTGTCTTGGAGAAATCAATCGTATCCTTGTGCACACGCGGCGGAGTACCTGTCTTAAAGCGGACAAGATCGAATCCAAGCTCACGCAAATTCTCCGACAACCGTACGGATGGCTGCTGATTGTTTGGTCCGCTCTCATAAGTCAGTTCACCCATAATCACTTTGCCGCGCAGATAGGTTCCGGTCGTCAGAATAACAGTTTTGCTGTGATATACGGTTCCGGTCTTCGTAATGACCCCGGCGCAGCGGCCGTCCTCAACAATCAGTTCTTCTACCATGCCTTGGCGCAGGGTCAGGTTAGGTGTCTTTTCCATCGTTTCCTTCATCGCATGCTGATAGAGGAACTTGTCCGCCTGTGCACGAAGTGCATGGACAGCAGGTCCTTTCCCGGTATTAAGCATCCGCAGCTGAATGAAAGTCTTATCTATATTGCGGCCCATTTCCCCGCCCAGCGCATCAATTTCACGCACTACATGGCCCTTGGCTGGTCCGCCAATGGATGGATTACATGGCATAAAGGCCACCATATCCAGGTTAATCGTGATCATCAGTGTGCGGCAGCCCATCCGTGCAGCAGCCAGAGCCGCCTCACAGCCGGCATGTCCGGCGCCAATGACGACAACGTCATAGCTGCCTCCATCATAATTCATAACTGTTACCTCCTTTTATTTACCTAAGCAGAACTGCGAGAAAATCTGATCCAGCAGAGAATCCGCAGCCGTATCTCCAATGATCTCACCGAGCTGCTCCCAGGCAAGGCGTACATCGATCTGTATCATATCTATAGGAATAAGCATCTCCGCCGCTTCGTAGGCATCCTGCAGTGATCTGTGTGCCTTCTTGAGCAATGCTATATGTCTTACATTACTTACATAGGTTAAATCACCTGATTCCAGCTTGCCTCCGAAAAAGAGTGCCGAGATCGCCTCTTCCAGTTTATCCAGTCCTTCCTCTTCCAGCACAGACATCGGTACAATGCTCGATTCGTCAAAAAAGGAGCTCAGCTTATCCGTATCCAGACGGGACGGTAAGTCCATTTTATTCATGATGACCAAGGCTTGTCTACCGTGGATTTGTTCCATCAGTGCCAATTCATCCTCATGGAGCTCATCGTTGGCGTTCAGCACCAGCAGAATCAGATCCGCATCGCTAAAAGCCGCCTTCGAACGTTCCACACCGATTCTTTCTACCACATCCATCGTTTCACGGATACCGGCAGTGTCCAGCAGCTTCAGCGGGATATTATTAATCGTAACATACTCTTCTATTACATCACGCGTTGTTCCCGGAATATCGGTTACAATCGCCTTGTTGTCGCGGGCAAGCGCGTTAAGCAGGGAGGACTTGCCGACATTAGGCCGGCCCACAATTGCTGTTGTGATCCCTTCGCGCAGAATCTTTCCTTCATTAGCTGTACGAAGCAGCTTGTTAATGCCTTCCATAACCTCTTGGCTCTTGTCCTTAATGAAATCGGCAGTTAAGGACTCCACATCATGTTCCGGATAATCAATGTTCACTTCAATATGAGCCAGCATCTCAATAAGAGTGTGCCGAAGCTCATGAATCCGTGCGGATAGAGAACCGCTAACCTGCTTAAGCGCAACCGAGAAGGCCCGGTCCGATTTGGAACGAATCAGGTCGATAACAGCCTCTGCCTGCGAAAGATCAATCCGTCCGCCCAGAAAAGCACGTTTGGTGAATTCCCCCGGCTCAGCCAGCCGGATATCCTGCTGCAGCAGCAGGTCCATCACTCTTCTTACAGAGATTACGCCGCCATGGGCACTGATTTCCACTACATCTTCCGTTGTAAAAGAACGCGGTCCCTTCATGACCGTAACCAGCACTTCTTCCATCCGCTCCCCATCCAGCGGACTTACAATATGTCCATAATGTACAGTATGGGATTCAGCTTCCGTAAGGGGGATACGGCTTTTGAACAATGGAGCAACCTGGCTGATAGCCTGCGGTCCGCTAACCCGGATGATGGCAATTCCGCCCTCGCCCAGAGCCGTCGATACAGCAGCAATAGTGTCACTAAGCATGTTGTTATTCACCTCTGGATTGATCTTTTCTTATTTGTCTCTTCAAGTGGAAACGGTTAAGCCGTCCTTCCAAAGGACGGCATCCGTTTCAGCGCGAAATATAAGGGTAATATATTGCGCGAACCATATAAATTCTTATATTTCAAAAAAACAATGACCCCTCGCATAGGTCAAGGAGTCATTGCGGCATATAGATCTACTTCAAAGTTATAACGACGCGGCGGTTCGGTTCTTCACCCTTGCTAAGCGTGTTTACCTGCCGGTGATCTTGTAATCTGGAATGAATAATCTTGCGTTCCTGCGGGGACATGGGTTCCAGGACAACCTCTTTACGGGTCCGAACTACACGTCCCGCCAGCCGATCCGCCAATTCCTCAAGCGTCTTCTTGCGGCGTTCACGGAAGTTCTCCGCATCCAGCACAAGGCGGATGAAGCTGTCGGAATAGCGGTTGGCAACAATATTAGCCAAATACTGCAGAGCATCGAGAGTTTGTCCTCTTCTGCCGATCAGCAGCCCGAGATCCGGGCCGGATATTTGCAGAACAGTTGATTCTTTGGTATGAACGATTTCAACTTCCACCTCGAGCCCCATGCTCTTGGCGACATCCACAATGAAATGAACGGCCTGCCCGTAAGCTTCCTCCACCGGTTGTCCGGAATCCTGGCGTGGTACGCCGCTGATCGCCTCTGGTTTGCTCTCTCTTGTTGACTGCTGAGACAGTAGCGGAGCACTCGCCGCTGATGCCGGTGCGGCTTCAGAGATCAAGGTTAATTCTACCTTGGCTCCCTTTGCACCGATCAATCCAAGGAATCCTTTTGACGGCTGTTCAAGTACGTTGACCGTTACCCGGTCCTTCTGAACTCCAAGCTGGTTAAGTCCCCGTTCTACAGCTTCTTCAATGGTTTTCCCTGTCGCGACGACTTTGCTCATTTTGACTTTTTGACCCCCTTCTTACCTTTGCTGCTATTGCCTTTTGCAGCAGGAGTAACATCTTTGCGGGCGTTATTGTTGCTGTTCTTGCTCTTCGTCAAATTCA
This window contains:
- a CDS encoding aminotransferase class V-fold PLP-dependent enzyme; translation: MERLVYLDHAATSWPKPPAVAAAMMEALEHSGANAGRGNHSLAIGTGRVLVRARALLAQLFAVSNAQNIAFTHNTTMGLNMAIKGTLQPGDHVISTMTEHNSVRRPLEYLRRTIGVEVDYLQVDGEGQVDLLELQQSFRHNTRMVVCNHSSNLLGSILPLGIIGDMAKSHGAVFLVDAAQSAGSLDINVPAMNIDLLAFPGHKGLLGPQGTGGLYISPYLDLEPLVHGGTGSQSENSDQPMVRPDRYEAGTQNAVGVAGLLAGVKEILAMGTERIHMQEWELTQRLMEGLAFIPGIRILGPGLGIQRSGIVAFVMEGQESADIAHRLDREYNIAVRAGMHCTPLAHKAADTLESGAVRASVGVSSTEEDVNRLLDAMAEMYGAS
- a CDS encoding ParB/RepB/Spo0J family partition protein; translation: MSKRLGKGLDALIPSLSINEDDKVVEIPLSQLRANPYQPRKDFNEEAIQELAESIRQHGVIQPIIVRSVLKGYEIIAGERRFRASQYCGKATIPAVVRSLSDQQVMEIALIENLQRENLNAMEIAVAYQGLMDQFALTQEELSLKVGKSRSHIANFLRLLSLPEEVKDYVSRGTISMGHARAIVALKDPETIKQLAGQCVEQQWSVRELEEVVKNLDRKPANGIKAKVVKRDPYIDNVEEVLRERFKTTVKIKQGKEKGKIELNYYSAQDLERLLELLGN
- a CDS encoding ParA family protein, producing the protein MSKIIAIANQKGGVGKTTTSVNLGAGMATLGKRVLLVDIDPQGNTTSGVGVNKADVANCIYDILINEANPQETILETQIEGLHIIPATIQLAGAEIELVSTISRELKLKKALNAVKANYDYIIIDCPPSLGILTINSLTAADSVIIPIQCEYYALEGLSQLLNTVRLVQKNLNPHLKIEGVLLTMLDARTNLGIQVIEEVKKYFQEKVYRTIIPRNVRLSEAPSHGQSIITYDSRSKGAEVYLELAKEVISYE
- the noc gene encoding nucleoid occlusion protein, producing the protein MKEQFTKLFGFTERSSGEEIKQIPVHEVISSPYQPRTIFDDDKIDELCQTIKTHGVIQPIVVRMRDSQYEIIAGERRWRAVKKLGMETIPALVREFNDSQAASIALIENLQREGLTSIEEAIAYQKLIDLHQLTQESLAQRLGKSQSTIANKIRLLNLPEAVKVALMERKITERHARSLLSLDSEEMQMKVLAEIISKELNVKQTEARIAFYKAVTQTKKSKRVSYTKDVRLALNTIRQSIDMVSGSGMEIKTSENDRGDHYEIVIQIPKR
- the rsmG gene encoding 16S rRNA (guanine(527)-N(7))-methyltransferase RsmG translates to MDNTAAQFTALLKERGLQLSTKQLEQFELYFQELISWNEKMNLTGITERSQVYTKHFYDSLSLAFYLNMNETKSLADIGSGAGFPGIPLKICFPHLKLTIVDSLSKRISFLQHVCDTLGLTGVQLIHGRAEDVARQFVHRDAYDVVTARAVARLSLLNEFCLPFTRKDGIFAAMKGSDPAEELAEAKRSFKELRAELQKVESFSLPVEESARHIILVRKTGATPAKYPRKPGVPAKSPLV
- the mnmG gene encoding tRNA uridine-5-carboxymethylaminomethyl(34) synthesis enzyme MnmG, with amino-acid sequence MNYDGGSYDVVVIGAGHAGCEAALAAARMGCRTLMITINLDMVAFMPCNPSIGGPAKGHVVREIDALGGEMGRNIDKTFIQLRMLNTGKGPAVHALRAQADKFLYQHAMKETMEKTPNLTLRQGMVEELIVEDGRCAGVITKTGTVYHSKTVILTTGTYLRGKVIMGELTYESGPNNQQPSVRLSENLRELGFDLVRFKTGTPPRVHKDTIDFSKTEIQPGDDKPKFFSFETKSSDNEQLPCWLTYTSPVTHQIINDNLHRAPMFTGIIEGTGPRYCPSIEDKVVRFSDKSQHQIFLEPEGKNTSEYYVQGLSTSLPEDVQLAVLRSIPGMEKVEMMRNGYAIEYDAMVPTQLWPSLETKRLPGLFTAGQINGTSGYEEAAGQGVIAGINAARKVQEKEPVVLDRSQGYIGVLIDDLVTKGTNEPYRLLTSRAEYRLLLRHDNADLRLTPIGYEIGLIPEQRYEAFLDKKGRVDREIIRLQETKVKPVQVNEALAGYDSAPIVDGSNLLTLMRRPELAYSFVDMISPAPEEMDEDMKEQVEIQIKYAGYIEKQLQHVEKLQKMEKKKIPEDINYNEIHGLAMEARQKLTKIVPISIGQASRIGGVTPADISILLVHLEHYNRVTAAKG
- the mnmE gene encoding tRNA uridine-5-carboxymethylaminomethyl(34) synthesis GTPase MnmE — protein: MLSDTIAAVSTALGEGGIAIIRVSGPQAISQVAPLFKSRIPLTEAESHTVHYGHIVSPLDGERMEEVLVTVMKGPRSFTTEDVVEISAHGGVISVRRVMDLLLQQDIRLAEPGEFTKRAFLGGRIDLSQAEAVIDLIRSKSDRAFSVALKQVSGSLSARIHELRHTLIEMLAHIEVNIDYPEHDVESLTADFIKDKSQEVMEGINKLLRTANEGKILREGITTAIVGRPNVGKSSLLNALARDNKAIVTDIPGTTRDVIEEYVTINNIPLKLLDTAGIRETMDVVERIGVERSKAAFSDADLILLVLNANDELHEDELALMEQIHGRQALVIMNKMDLPSRLDTDKLSSFFDESSIVPMSVLEEEGLDKLEEAISALFFGGKLESGDLTYVSNVRHIALLKKAHRSLQDAYEAAEMLIPIDMIQIDVRLAWEQLGEIIGDTAADSLLDQIFSQFCLGK
- the jag gene encoding RNA-binding cell elongation regulator Jag/EloR: MSKVVATGKTIEEAVERGLNQLGVQKDRVTVNVLEQPSKGFLGLIGAKGAKVELTLISEAAPASAASAPLLSQQSTRESKPEAISGVPRQDSGQPVEEAYGQAVHFIVDVAKSMGLEVEVEIVHTKESTVLQISGPDLGLLIGRRGQTLDALQYLANIVANRYSDSFIRLVLDAENFRERRKKTLEELADRLAGRVVRTRKEVVLEPMSPQERKIIHSRLQDHRQVNTLSKGEEPNRRVVITLK